The Clostridiaceae bacterium HFYG-1003 genome includes a window with the following:
- a CDS encoding transposase has protein sequence MSSYSPTLRQVQYVKNKENDPLAQLNLALVFGQDSGLPFYYRKLSGNIPDVSTIKNLLADFKVLGFDKVKLVMDRGFYSEANINALLGERLKFIIAAGTHLAYIRRHIDGIYDSIRSFENLDEQYGLYSSTILTDWEFQKERPNKKDVIREKRRVYLHAYFNIEKYADEEAHFDRRLLSMKGEILSGKRNPDHETFYKKYFEVTDTPVRGIKVTVKEDVVNQTKRYFGFFALMTNEKMDAITALTLYRNKDLLEKAFGNIKQRLNLSRLLISSEKSIFSL, from the coding sequence GTCGAGTTATTCCCCAACCCTTCGTCAGGTCCAGTACGTTAAAAACAAAGAAAATGACCCCCTGGCGCAACTGAACCTGGCCTTGGTCTTTGGACAAGACTCAGGGCTGCCGTTTTATTACAGAAAGCTCTCTGGCAACATTCCAGATGTCAGCACGATCAAAAATTTGCTGGCTGATTTCAAAGTGCTGGGCTTCGATAAGGTGAAACTGGTCATGGACCGGGGATTTTACAGTGAAGCCAATATCAATGCGCTTCTTGGGGAGCGACTCAAGTTCATCATCGCCGCTGGCACGCATCTGGCCTATATCCGAAGACATATCGACGGGATCTATGACAGCATCCGATCCTTTGAAAACCTGGATGAGCAATATGGCTTATACTCCTCAACCATTCTGACTGACTGGGAGTTTCAAAAAGAACGCCCCAACAAGAAAGATGTCATCCGAGAAAAACGCCGGGTCTACCTGCACGCTTACTTCAACATTGAGAAATACGCGGATGAAGAAGCTCATTTTGATCGACGACTGCTGTCGATGAAGGGGGAAATCCTAAGCGGAAAACGTAATCCCGATCATGAGACGTTCTACAAGAAATACTTTGAAGTGACAGATACCCCGGTGAGGGGGATCAAGGTTACCGTGAAAGAAGATGTGGTCAATCAGACGAAGCGCTATTTTGGATTCTTTGCGCTGATGACCAATGAGAAGATGGATGCCATCACGGCGCTGACCCTGTATCGGAATAAGGATCTGCTGGAAAAGGCCTTCGGCAACATCAAGCAACGGTTGAATTTAAGCCGGCTTTTGATTTCCTCCGAAAAAAGCATTTTCAGCTTATGA